The DNA window AGAGATGTCTTCCATTTTTTTCACTTTGGAATTTTGAATTAGGTTTTACTACAGAACCATTTCTTAGTAGCCACTCTATGTTCGGAACaggactatgattttttttgaaaataaaattgttacaaGAACAACAAATTTGCAAAAAGTTAggaatgaacattttttagTCAAAAGTTGTTAATGTGATTGTAATGCTTGTCATTTCATTAAATTGAGCGCTTCTTACCTTCCAGAAAAAATGCATTGCAACGTTGCTTTTTCTCCAATTCTAACCTTAGGATTGTTTTTCCTAATAGCCTTGGAAGTTTCTGTATCATTAGTCtctacaaaaagaaaaacgaaaTAAAATGCCTTTTTGAGACTATAAAGTATTTTCATACAAGCATGCTTacttaaattgatgaagtgGAGTTCCCAGCAGtccttttttataatatatcgAGTTCCTTTTAATTACCTATTTAATGTGGCAAAGTAATCCTATTTTTGCCCACAAGCTGCTATAGAACAAACAAATTATTCTCAATATAATTCTATACGTTTTTCTTCCGGTTAATCAAAAATTATGTTGCCCTGCTAATGAAAGGAGAAACTTAtctattttaataatattattattatatagcAACCAAAAAACAATAGTAGAGGGCGAATGTGATTAACTTCATAAGCTAGTATACTAAATCGGAGATACAACAAGGGCATCgcaaagcggagcatcccctcacgaaatgaaaatattttgtggaAAATGCATTATATTGGACTAAACATGTAATTGAAGAGACcaaatgtttaacattttaaaaaccactttgaattttaaaatttcgtttTAACCTATCCCCATGCACGCTATGGGGTGTATTCATGGAAGATGGGTGCTTTTACGTAGTTGTACAATGCCTCCCATAACTAGCGAAAACACATCACAAACGTGTCGAACTCTAGTAAGATAGTTTGATATATTCTTTCTATCCAGTGACATACATTACGCATTTGGACAATTTGTGTATGCAAATAagtttcatattaaaaataaaacgtaGCTACGATCTGGCGATTTATAGTTTGCTGTATGAGAAAACATGAGTTAACATGTCGTAATTTTAACcctaagttgttttttttaaaagtaacatGTTTTAGCGATTACATGAAATGAATTCCCGGTTGACGATATTTGTCAAAGTCTCTTCTAAATTATGAACCTGTTCCTCTCTAAGTAATTCGTTAGATATAGCCAGAAATTCGGCTCAGATGCCATcttgttttgattaaattagGGTGAACTTAATCCCTACTTGCTTCAGTTCAGTTTTTCTCTTTGGACTTCCTTCCGACTCCCCATTTCTAAAAATCGTTTGCTTCTTACCTTTACAGCGCCTACATccaacaaaatatcaagttgttgatttaaaaaactttCAAGAACCGGAAGTCGTACATTAAATTTCGAAGTGTTGTAATTCtaacgatattttaaaaagtatgtaccagaattctttgaaaaaaaaatagtgtttgTCTTTTAAACATGCTTATTAAGTGTACGaagttttataaacatgtacgCGAGGGCTTTCTTTGAATCTTGCTAAAATGGCTGACatggacacacacacacacactataTCCCCTTTGCAACAAGTTGCCACTATAATTAAAAAGGATATAATTAATTATTAGAAACATGTTTGAAGTCTGAGTTCAACAGATACTCGAAGTCGTATTAAAACTTCACGATATCTAAACAAGTAGCAATCgcaatggttttaatttcacgctgcaCGAAATGTCGCAACGATTTATGTAGAAGcattgaaacatttttgaaatgaagATAGTATTCAGGAATGTTTTAACTTCTCAGAAAAATAGATCATGAACATGGTGATATTAAAACAATCATGGTTAATTGCCAATCTACAGTAATTTTATGATGTAAAATGGTCTGTATTACACTGAATACACTTCAGCTCAAAAAtatgtttcattaatatttgagGGCTTTATTATTCGTTGATGTATTAAAGTCTACGGTTTTATACACTTAATCGTTGACAATGGTCCTATTACGTACATCTTATATCGTTTGAATAAGTTCAAGCCCATATATCTATTTCAGTAAAACTTATTTAGTTACCATCTATTTTAACTGTATATGCTGTACCCTTCACAAATCTCTTTAAGATTTCATTCCATACGCCACAGCTTAAATTATTGTTCTCGTAGGATCTGTTGATACTCAGAAAATGTAGATCTCCTACAATATTAAAACGCTTTAAAAGGAATTGCTGAAAATGTACATACTTAATACTTTCTTAAAAGAAAAACCCAGCacatttgaaagtttaaaagaaaCTAGAAAATCAATTGGAtatgcaaaattcaaattcaaaacaagtaacttaaaatttaaaaaaaaaattgtatcgacaaaataaaaaaaagacaagaAATGTTATTCTTACCCTTACTATCAATTATTacgttttcatttgttttaatggTATTTTCTGTTCCTTTCCCACTTTTCCATTCAAATATACACGCATTAATTGGTTGACAATTCGGCTGGTTGGAACAGGGAATCTTGCAGTGATGAAATatcttacatgtaatttttccATGTGCGTTTCCACTAAAGTCACTAAGAgctttaaagaaaatttgatatatgtagtaaacaaaacacatcaaGCGTTAATTAACATGAGGCTAAAAAATATCCATTGCTTTGCAAGGAGCTATGatctatttcaaaattaatttttacctGCCTCAAGAATTTTAACAAACGAGGATACTGAGGAGCCATGCTTATTTTCGGCTACACAATAATACACTCCAAAATCTTCTTTTGTTAGGTTATGAAAGGTAATATCCCCACTCTGCTCATTGACAACCACTTGATCATTAGTTTGAAATTTGACGTTATTCTTAAACCAGTGATAGCTGTAAAGCGTATAatcatacaaaataataaatgataattttttttggataataTCAAAAATCATAGTAATATAATGACTGAACAGAGAAATGCGTTCCTCGCCTTATAATCCCATTCTTTGCCTTGCACTGGAGATTTAAATGGGTCGGATGTTTTGCTGGAACGTAATACTCATGCTCAAACACTGATATTATCCATGGAGGCAGATTTACTGATTGTGATCCTTTAAAACCACAAAATGAAAATGCAATAACTGTTTTAGAGAATCGCTATGAAGCAACAAATTATGATACAGCAGTGCTTAacgataaaaataataataaaacgtGGCAATTTATGCAATGTAGTTCACATTATCGACCTCTACTGCTTAACTTCTGCCTTTTTATCCTACATCTTACCCTCACAAATAATGACAATCAATTCTGTTAAAAACACAACATGCAAATTTCCCTTGCATTTAGACATGTTTTTGGGCGAGAAATTAAAATCCTGGTCACTATTCACTtaaatgtcaaatgaaaactATTTTATGTGCGTTGTGCGTAATAAAAACAGGAAATATTCTTAAGAAAACCGGACATGAATAATTTggataaattaaaacaactttttcCCCTTTAAACTAGGAAATCattaacgattttttttattataaacacTTTCGATGATTTTTCATCCCATAGTCTAGAACAAAGACATTTTATGGTATTCATTTCaataataatgattaaaattgagGGAGAAAACCGTTATTAACTTATTAAGAGATATGAAAGGAAATTACTAatactaaagaaatatatttaaaaaagcatttttcccatagacttcaatgttaacttcaacatatgataaatttgtcaattttattttttttaaatttcaaaggtGAATCCTTGTTATTTAATAAACCCCTTAAACTCTcactaagattttaaagatcAAACTTAAACTCTttaagatatgaaatatgaaagttatggatggactacctaaATGTTTTACAATCAGTTGAATTAAACTTACATACATTTTGGAGTATTTAAGCTCAAATTATGACGTCTTGGATTCCCTGTAAACATTCTCAGCTGTCGCCACATGGAATTTGATCCACCAGTCTTCCCTATAACTTAAGGTGGCTTtgtgtaatttgttttctttggcGCAGGTTTTAAGGCGATTCATTAtaatttgcttttttaaaattgactgTTTTTGTGTTTCTGGCTCTGTGATTACTATCTTTTCAGGATCGACAGGACACCAAAACAGTAAACCATATCCGTCACGACAAGGTgccaaccaagcaaaaagatgacgtcacaatacaaatgaaacgctacgcaaaagcgtgcgtactcgatctgtactcggcctcgtttaACAACCTTTGAGTTTTACGGCAAATGTTGATAGAAACTGTACCTTCTTTATAATTAATATTCTTGAATATACTAGTGCAATTTATACCAAAAAGTACCTAAAATTCCCTGTaccattttaaaagtaaagtttCAAGATAATGACTGACTCATTttacttcattaattaattcataatattttatatttcttttcctAAAGACTCACAATATTGTATACGAAAAATTTTAAACCCGAAATACCTCTGTCTTTAACAGTTACGATAAAATTTGCAACTCCAATTCCTTTGCTGTTTTCTATAACACATGTGCAACAGTCTCCATTCTCTGAAATTGGAACATTGGTTCCAATATGTAGATTCTTCTTTTCTTCTGAAAACCTATATAACGGATCTGCAAGTTCAATATAAAAGCTtcaatttaattacaaattCCTCAACGTTTATTAATGAAAAGgtcaatgaaaaatttaaattgatgatTTAAGTAAAggtatattaaaattatttaatttgcttaattactttttataaaatgacaatattttgaaatcaataggGTGtaggaaaaaatattattgttttatttatatcaataaatatcactagaaactcttataactgaatatatcttcgatttctctctattacgtataaGTATCATTG is part of the Crassostrea angulata isolate pt1a10 chromosome 3, ASM2561291v2, whole genome shotgun sequence genome and encodes:
- the LOC128178546 gene encoding contactin-5-like → MSKCKGNLHVVFLTELIVIICEGSQSVNLPPWIISVFEHEYYVPAKHPTHLNLQCKAKNGIISYHWFKNNVKFQTNDQVVVNEQSGDITFHNLTKEDFGVYYCVAENKHGSSVSSFVKILEAALSDFSGNAHGKITCKIFHHCKIPCSNQPNCQPINACIFEWKSGKGTENTIKTNENVIIDSKGDLHFLSINRSYENNNLSCGVWNEILKRFVKGTAYTVKIDETNDTETSKAIRKNNPKVRIGEKATLQCIFSGSPVPNIEWLLRNGSVVKPNSKFQSEKNGRHLFIRNVTFDDDGVYTCVANKSNLTMNSYLNVTTPPIFVDVGNRFMMKLIQLSHMEDTEIRCNAISAPNESEPVVILWMRNGRNINKDPLYRFSEEKKNLHIGNNVPISENGDCFTCVIENSEGIGVANFILTSKDRGESQRVNYVVITVCSIAMVILVNIGIIIVKKKGVMCKAKVKDIPEEAAEAEEEPVYSDPVIELSENLYNPYCGEEVSYDTPQMSIYDYSENDYNILREYKVEQADNNFYDCTENVSGTYNFSFRRNPQTILGLSDNLGIEEKSTDT